A region from the Candidatus Schekmanbacteria bacterium genome encodes:
- a CDS encoding pyridoxine 5'-phosphate synthase yields MMKLGVNVDHVATIRQARASKVPDPVEAALAAELAGADGITVHLRSDRRHIQERDLRLLREIVKTKLNLEMAVTDEMTKIAAEIEPHSITLVPEKPDELTTEGGLDIKANMNAIEKLIKKLEGKSIIIGAFIDTDIEQIDCAVKLGLNHIEINTGKYAEKWPEREAEEELEKIKRSVDYALQKELIVNGGHGLDYKNVIPIREITGINELNIGHSIVARAVIVGMYEAVCEMLALIGDF; encoded by the coding sequence CTTCAAAAGTTCCTGACCCTGTGGAAGCAGCGCTTGCGGCTGAACTTGCAGGAGCAGATGGTATTACCGTGCATCTAAGAAGCGACCGTCGCCATATTCAGGAGAGAGATTTAAGGCTTCTTAGAGAGATAGTTAAGACTAAATTAAATCTTGAAATGGCAGTTACAGATGAAATGACAAAAATTGCGGCTGAGATAGAACCTCATTCAATTACTCTCGTTCCGGAAAAACCGGATGAGCTGACAACAGAAGGCGGGCTCGATATCAAAGCGAATATGAATGCAATCGAAAAATTGATTAAAAAACTTGAAGGCAAAAGCATTATTATTGGGGCTTTTATAGACACAGACATAGAACAGATAGACTGTGCAGTGAAATTAGGCCTTAATCATATTGAAATAAATACAGGAAAATATGCCGAAAAATGGCCTGAAAGAGAGGCAGAAGAAGAGCTTGAAAAAATAAAAAGGTCAGTTGATTACGCGTTACAGAAGGAATTGATTGTCAATGGAGGGCACGGACTAGATTACAAAAATGTCATTCCTATTCGGGAGATAACAGGCATAAATGAATTGAATATTGGACACAGCATTGTTGCAAGAGCTGTAATCGTGGGAATGTATGAGGCAGTATGTGAAATGCTGGCTCTAATTGGTGATTTTTAA
- a CDS encoding aspartate-semialdehyde dehydrogenase, whose protein sequence is MSGSYNVAVVGATGAVGNEMVSLLEERNFPVKNLRLLASERSLGKRIKFKGEDIPVEVLSKDSFKGIDYALFSAGAARSKEFCPIAAESGAVAVDNSSAFRMEPDVPLVVPEVNPHAAFKHKGIIANPNCSTIQMVVALKPLHDYAKIKRVVVATYQSVSGAGKRAMEELASQSRDILNMKEIRIEKFPHQIAFNCLPHIDVFLDNGYTKEEMKMVNETKKIMEDDSIAVTATTVRVPVFLSHSEAVNVEFENDITVEKARELLGNFPGIVVVDDVKNAKYPLAIYAAGKNEVFVGRIRKDVTVKSGLDMWVVADNLRKGAATNAVQIAELLIKN, encoded by the coding sequence ATGTCGGGCAGTTACAATGTTGCAGTTGTCGGTGCCACAGGCGCCGTAGGAAACGAAATGGTAAGTCTCTTGGAGGAAAGAAATTTCCCTGTTAAAAATTTAAGACTACTTGCATCTGAGAGGTCTTTAGGAAAAAGAATAAAATTTAAGGGTGAAGATATTCCTGTTGAGGTGTTGAGTAAGGATTCATTCAAGGGGATTGACTACGCTCTCTTTTCTGCTGGTGCTGCAAGAAGCAAAGAATTTTGTCCTATTGCAGCAGAAAGCGGTGCTGTTGCTGTTGACAATAGCAGTGCCTTTAGAATGGAACCTGATGTCCCGTTAGTTGTCCCTGAAGTAAATCCTCATGCTGCCTTCAAGCACAAAGGAATTATAGCCAATCCAAATTGTTCAACTATTCAGATGGTTGTAGCCCTTAAACCCCTTCATGATTATGCTAAGATAAAAAGGGTTGTAGTTGCCACTTATCAGTCTGTCTCTGGTGCAGGGAAAAGAGCAATGGAAGAATTAGCTTCTCAAAGCAGGGATATTTTGAATATGAAGGAAATAAGAATTGAAAAATTTCCTCATCAGATTGCATTCAACTGTCTGCCTCATATCGATGTCTTCCTTGACAATGGATATACAAAAGAAGAGATGAAAATGGTTAATGAAACCAAGAAAATTATGGAAGATGATTCCATTGCTGTGACTGCAACTACTGTTAGAGTCCCTGTTTTTTTAAGTCATTCGGAAGCTGTAAATGTTGAATTTGAAAATGATATTACCGTTGAAAAAGCACGTGAATTATTAGGGAATTTTCCAGGAATAGTTGTTGTCGATGATGTTAAGAATGCAAAGTATCCATTAGCAATCTATGCAGCAGGAAAAAATGAAGTTTTTGTGGGCCGCATCAGAAAAGATGTAACAGTGAAAAGCGGGTTGGATATGTGGGTTGTTGCAGATAATCTTAGAAAGGGTGCGGCTACAAACGCAGTTCAAATAGCAGAACTTCTTATAAAAAACTGA
- the pgsA gene encoding CDP-diacylglycerol--glycerol-3-phosphate 3-phosphatidyltransferase, whose translation MNIANWITVFRILLVPFFIIFLLYGRFKESLWLFCIAGITDGIDGYIARSWGLKTELGSYLDPLADKLLLVSSFIVFSLKFPDLIPPWLTVLVISKDLIIVIGVIILHFLINEPKIQPSFIGKCTTAVQILLIFCSLLSKTSESSLLLSTIDVTVYVAAFLTVAAGMQYVFYGTAQLNGN comes from the coding sequence ATGAACATTGCCAATTGGATAACTGTTTTTAGAATTTTGCTTGTCCCTTTTTTTATAATTTTCCTATTATATGGAAGATTTAAAGAATCGCTTTGGCTTTTTTGTATTGCAGGAATTACAGATGGAATTGATGGTTACATTGCCCGCTCGTGGGGACTTAAAACTGAGCTTGGCTCATACCTTGACCCCCTTGCAGATAAGCTTCTTCTTGTGTCCTCCTTTATAGTTTTTTCATTGAAATTTCCCGATTTGATACCTCCATGGCTTACTGTCTTAGTGATAAGCAAAGACCTTATAATTGTTATTGGCGTCATTATTTTGCATTTTTTAATCAATGAGCCTAAAATTCAACCTTCCTTCATCGGCAAATGCACAACAGCCGTGCAAATACTTTTGATATTTTGTTCTTTGTTGTCCAAGACATCAGAATCATCATTACTTTTATCTACCATAGATGTAACTGTATATGTTGCAGCTTTTTTGACTGTAGCTGCAGGTATGCAATATGTTTTTTACGGGACAGCGCAATTAAATGGTAATTAG
- the der gene encoding ribosome biogenesis GTPase Der, which yields MQLKSVSIIGRPNVGKSTLFNALVGKKKALTSNTPGTTRDRVEAIVTADDKQFILSDTGGYDEEKDELKQLVKKETVKSVERSEIIIFLIDGKTGVTPIDKELADIVRKSGKPIIPVVSKCDLKKAVQNANEIYELGFEEYLLISAQHRIGLDELLEKISSLIIEPSKVEEERILKISILGRPNAGKSSIANSLVGDERVIVSEIPGTTIDSIDILLDTPEGKMMIIDNPGIRKKMKIKDKRERESVITGINTLKNCDIAILVIDSAEGITDQDLKIANLIYEENAGFILLCNKWDLIKDKGISQNDFISFVRMRLGKLNYPLILTVSAKTGYGITRIFRALNLLKEKMRKRYSTSELNSFLKTIEKEHHHPSASGKIIKLKYIHQLPASKPLFQIFTNHPNSIDKTYVRYIEKRFREYFDFEGLPIKFKFRKK from the coding sequence ATGCAGTTGAAAAGTGTCTCAATAATTGGACGACCTAATGTTGGAAAATCCACATTATTCAATGCCTTGGTTGGAAAAAAAAAGGCATTGACAAGCAATACTCCGGGTACAACTCGTGACAGAGTAGAAGCAATTGTAACTGCCGATGACAAGCAATTTATTCTTAGCGATACAGGGGGATATGATGAAGAGAAGGATGAATTAAAACAACTGGTCAAAAAGGAAACTGTTAAATCGGTAGAACGCTCTGAAATAATAATCTTCCTAATTGATGGCAAAACAGGAGTTACACCCATTGATAAAGAACTCGCAGATATTGTGAGAAAGTCCGGGAAACCTATAATCCCTGTTGTCAGCAAATGTGATTTAAAAAAAGCAGTTCAAAATGCCAATGAAATCTATGAATTAGGATTCGAGGAATACCTACTTATATCTGCACAGCACAGAATAGGTTTAGACGAGCTTTTAGAGAAAATATCCTCACTGATTATAGAACCATCAAAAGTTGAAGAAGAAAGAATATTAAAAATATCCATATTAGGCAGACCCAATGCCGGGAAATCATCCATTGCAAACAGTCTTGTTGGAGACGAAAGAGTAATAGTAAGTGAAATTCCCGGAACGACGATAGACAGCATCGATATACTTCTTGATACACCTGAAGGAAAAATGATGATTATCGACAATCCCGGAATAAGAAAAAAAATGAAGATAAAAGACAAGAGAGAAAGAGAAAGTGTCATTACAGGAATAAATACATTAAAAAATTGCGATATAGCCATCTTGGTAATCGATTCTGCTGAAGGAATTACAGACCAAGATTTAAAAATTGCAAACCTTATTTATGAAGAAAATGCCGGTTTTATTTTGCTCTGCAACAAATGGGATTTAATCAAAGACAAAGGAATATCTCAAAATGATTTTATTAGCTTTGTTCGTATGAGATTGGGAAAGCTAAATTATCCTTTAATCCTTACCGTTTCAGCTAAAACAGGATATGGAATCACAAGGATATTTAGAGCGCTTAATTTATTAAAAGAAAAAATGAGAAAACGATATTCCACTTCAGAATTGAACAGCTTTTTGAAAACTATTGAAAAAGAACATCATCATCCTTCAGCTTCAGGAAAAATAATCAAGTTAAAATATATACATCAACTTCCTGCTTCTAAACCGCTGTTTCAGATATTCACAAACCATCCCAATAGTATAGACAAAACCTATGTTCGCTACATTGAAAAACGATTTCGAGAATATTTTGACTTTGAAGGTCTTCCAATTAAATTTAAATTTAGAAAAAAATAG
- a CDS encoding integration host factor subunit beta, translated as MTKAELIEAVADKISFLNKKQTEAVVNCFFENIKRALVAGDKVEIRGFGSFTVRHRNSRDGRNPLTGEKVSVPPKKVPFFRAGKELKKLVDSSGKEEE; from the coding sequence ATGACAAAAGCAGAACTTATAGAAGCAGTAGCTGATAAAATATCATTCTTAAATAAAAAACAGACAGAAGCTGTAGTCAATTGTTTTTTTGAAAACATTAAAAGAGCTCTTGTTGCAGGGGATAAGGTAGAAATAAGAGGATTCGGCTCGTTTACAGTTAGACATAGAAATTCAAGAGACGGCAGAAATCCTTTAACAGGAGAAAAGGTAAGCGTGCCGCCAAAAAAAGTGCCTTTTTTCAGGGCAGGAAAAGAATTAAAAAAGCTTGTGGATTCATCAGGAAAAGAAGAGGAATAA